CCGTGCCCTTGATCGTGCGCGATCGCATCATCGGGGCGCTCGGCATTGGAGACCGGGCGGGGCGGAGGTTCGAGCAGGAGGAAATCCGGTTGGCGCAGGTCTTTGCGGACCAAGCGGCCATCGCGCTCGAGAACGCCCGGCTCTTCGAGCAGGTCGTCCGTGAGCGCCAACGCTTGGACAGTCTCTACGGCGTGACACGGCGGCTGGCCGCCGTCCACGAACCCGATCAGATCCTCAACGTGATCGTGCTCGAGGCTGCCCGGCTCCTGGGCGCAGACGCCGCGGCCTTGCGTCTCGTCGAGGGAGACGACATCGTACTTCGCGCGCAAACCGAATCGGCCGTGCCCATTCAATTCCGGCACCGGTTGCGCGTCGGTGAGAGCCTGTCCGGGCGTGCGGTGGCCACGGGCCAGCCCGTGGTCGTCGCGGACCTGGCCGAAGACACCCGGTACGACCCGGTGCATAAGCGCAATGCCCTGGTGCTCGGCTTCCATGGCTTTCTGGCCGTGCCGCTCCAGACGGCGGAGACCAAAATCGGCGCGCTGATGGTGTATACGCGGACCATCCGACGCTTCACGCCTGACGACATCTCGCTCCTCACCGCGTTAGCCGACCACGCGTCGCTGGCGATCGACAAGGATCGGCTCTTGAGCGAGCGCGCACGCGTGAACGAGACCCTCCGTCAGAGCGAGAAGCTCGCGAGCCTGGCGCACCTACTGGCCGGTGTCGCCCATGAGCTGAACAACCCCTTGGCGGTGATCGTGGGGTACTCGCAGCTCCTCCAGCGAACGGTGGCGTCGCCGTCGACCGCGCAGCAGTTGCAACGCATCGTGGAGGCCACCGATCGCTGCGTCAATATCGTCCGCAACTTCCTGGCCTTGGCTCGGCAGGAACCGCCGGCTCGCCAGTGGGTGGATCTCACCAAGATCGTGCGGGAGGCGGCCGATCTCTTTGTGTACCCCTTCCGCACGGACGGCGTCAAGATGACGCTGGACCTCGATGAGGATGTGCCCCCGATCTGGGCCGATCCGCATCAGCTCAAGCAAGTCCTGGTCAACCTCTTGTCCAACGCCCACCACGCGGTGGCGCAGACGCAGGGGCAGCGAGGCGTGACAGTGCGCTCACACGTTGATCGCCCGCGAGGTCGGGTGTGTCTCGCCGTCAGCGATACGGGACCCGGCATCCCTCCAGAGATTCGATCACGCGTGTTCGATCCGTTCTTCACCACCAAGCCGGTGGGGCAGGGGACGGGCTTGGGGCTCTCGTTGTGTCACGCGATCGTGGATGCGCACGAGGGTTCGATCCGCGTCGGGGAGACTTCTGGCACCGGCACGACGATGCTGGTTGAGATTCCGATCGGAGCAGCGCCCGGTGACAGGAGCGAAGCGGCCGCCGTCGATCCGTCGTCGATTCCCGAGCGTAAGACCATTCTCGTGGTCGACGATGAACCCGCCCTTGTGGCGTTACTGACCGACACGCTCACCAGGGATGGGCATCGCGTCGAGACGGCCAGCAACGGCGCCCTCGCGCTCGAAAGGCTCAGCGCCGCGCCCTACGACGTGATCTTGTGCGACGTCAAAATGCCGGTGCTGGACGGTCAGGAGCTCCATCGGAGATTGCAACGAAGTCGTCCTGAGTTGGTTTCTCGGCTGGTGTTCATCACGGGCGATTCGCTCAGCCCGGACACGTCGGCGTTTCTTGAGCGGACTCGGCTCCCCGTGTTGATGAAGCCGTTTCATGTGGACGACGTGCGCCGCGTGGTCCACCGCGTCGGGCAGGCGCCATAGCGCCGCGTCAGCCGATCGCCACCTTCGTCACGGTGTGCCGGCGCACGGCCGGCAGGACCTCCGCCGCGAACCGCCGGATCGGGTTCACGAACATCTCGTGGGGCATGGCGCCCTGGTTGAACTGCAGGAGCAGCGTGCCGGCGCCGAGGGCGTCGGCGAGCCCGATCAGCGCGTCGCGCACGTCGGCGGGCGCGCCCCAGCAGAGCCTCTCGTTGCGCTTCAGATCCTCCATGGTCACGCGCCGGAAGCCCTGGAGCGCGCGCAGGAAGTCGTCGCGATTCTCGGGCCGCAGCCAGCCGAGGCCCTCCTCGCGCACGTAGCCGCTCTGCCGCTGCGCGCCGACGTTGAAGAGGTTGCCGTGGCTGAACAACGTGTGGAAGAAGTAGAGCATGTAGGTCGGCGCGAGCTCGTCCGAGATCAGCTTGAAGAACGTGCTCTTGCCGGCCCCGTTCGGGCCGATGATCGCGCGGAGCTCGCCGGGCGGGACCTCGAAGTCCACGGCGTCGACCGCCAGCAGGCTCCCGAAGCTCCTGGTCAGGCGCTCGGTCCGCAGCCGGGCGGGCGCCGTCACGCGAGATCCGGGGTCGTCGGCATGACCGGGAAAATAGCACGCCCGCGGGCGACGCGGCAGCCATGCGTGCGGCGCGTCCTGATATAGTTCCCGCCATGGCCCGCTACGGCCGGGCGGTCGTGCGCGCGGACCTCGATAGCGATGTCGCGGGAGGCTCGTGATGCGTTCCTCTTCCCCCGATCGGTTCGTCTCTCGACGTCGATTCGTGACGACCGCCGCCGCGACCCTCGCCGCGGTCGGGCTCGCCGGCCGACTGCCCGCTCAGGTTCCGGCCGTCCAGGACCCGACCGATCTGACGCTTCGCCAGGCCTCGGAGGCGCTGCGCCGTGGACGGGTGTCGTCCGTGGACCTGACCCGGGCCTGCCTCGTCAGGATCGACAGGTATCAGGGCGCGCTGAACGCGTTCATCACGGTGACGCCGGGGCCCGCGCTGGCTCAGGCGCGTGCCCTCGACGACGAGCTGCGAAACGGAAAGTGGCGTGGGGTGCTTCACGGCATCCCCATCGCGCTGAAGGACAACTTCGACACCGCCGGCGTGCGGACCACCGCCGCCAGCGCCCTGTTCGCCGATCGCGTTCCGTCTGCAGACGCGGAGGTCGTGCGGAGGCTCAAGGCCGCGGGTGTGGTGCTGCTGGGGAAGCTGAACATGGACGAATTCGCCGCGGGCGGCAATTCGACGATCACGTACTTCGGTCCCGTGCACAACCCGTGGGCCCTGGACCGATCCGCCGGCGGATCGTCGGGGGGCTCGGGTGCCGCGGTCGCCGCCGGACTCTGTTTCGGCGCCCTCGGCACCGATACGACGGGGTCCCTTCGGATCCCCGCCGCGTTCTGCGGGGTGGTCGGCCTCAAGCCGACGTATGGCCGGGTCAGCGCTCAGGGCGTCATTCCACTCTCCTGGACGCTCGATCACGTCGGGACGATCGCGAGAACCGTCGAGGATACGGCGCTGCTCCTCCAGGCGATCGCGGGCCACGACCCATCCGACCTGGCGAGCGCCAACGTTCCGGTGCCGGATTACGTGACGGGCTCGACGATGACGACGGCCGGCCTGCGCCTCGGAGTGCCCCGCGCGCACTTCTACGACAAGCTCGACGCGGAGGTCGCCGAGGCCGTCCAGCGGGCGATCGAGGTCCTGCGTGGGCTCGTGGCAAGCGTCCGCGACGTCCAGCTTCCACCCCTCATGACCGCTCCGCAGGTCGTGGCGGAGGAGATGGCCGCCTACCACGCGGATTGGTTCGCGAAGGCGTCACACCTCTACCAACTGCCGACCCGCCGCAGCCTCGAGCAGTGGGCGAAGCTCCCCGCGGTCGATTACGTTCTGGCGCGGCGGGAGATCGACCAGCTGCGACAGGAGGCCTCCAAGATCTTCACGGGCGTCGACTTGCTCGTGACACCGACGGTCAAGATTCAACCGCGGACGATCGAGGAAAGCATCAAGCGAGCCGAGTCGGAGCGCCCGTTTCCGCCCGAGCCGGGCGACACCAGCGCGTTCAACGTCCTCGGCCTGCCGGCGATCTCCGTCCCGTGCGGGTTCACGAAGGCCGGTCTGCCGATCGGGCTGCAGATCGTCGGCGCGCGCTTCGACGAAGCGCGCGTGCTCGCGATGGCGCACGCCTACGAGCGGGCGACCGAGTGGCACAAGCGGCGGCCACGCCTGCCCGGTGACGGCGGCACGTGACATAGTTTCCGCCATGCCCCGTTACGACCTCGCGGTCCTCGGCGGCACCGTCGTCGTCCCGTACGTCGGTGCGCTCCGGTGCGACGTGGGCGTCCGCGACGGCCGCGTCGCCGCGCTCGCCGACGCGATCGCCCCCGCGGAGGCGGGCGCCGTCGTGGACGCGCGCGGCAAGCTCGTGCTCCCGGGCGCGGTGGACTCGCACTTCCACATCGGCATCTACCGCGATCTCGCCCACGACGCCGAAAGCGAGACGCGCTCGGCGCTCGTCGGCGGCGTCACGACGGTGCTGAGCTACTTCCGGACGGGCCAGCACTATCTCAACAAGACCGGGCCGTACCGGACGATCTTCCCCGAAGTCGTGGCGGCGACCGCCGGCCACGCGCACGCGGACTTCGGCTACCACATCGGCATCATGACGTCGGCGCAGCTCGACGAGGTGGACTGGCTCGTCGCGGAGCAAGGGGTCGGCTCGTTCAAGTACTACATGTTCTACAAGGGACTGAACCTCACGTCGGACTCGACCCGCGGCACGGACTACACGATGTCCGACGTCTACGACCTCGGCCACCTCTATCGCCTCATGGCCGAGGTGGCGGCGGCCTCCGCGAAGCACGGCGCGCGCGGGCGCGTGTCGCTCTCGCTCCACTGCGAGCAGGCCGAGCTGATCCGCGTCTTCATCGAGGAGGTGAAACGCGCGGGGCCGGGCGGGCTCGAGGGCTACCACCGGTCCCGGCCGCCCCTCAGCGAGCGGCTCTCGATCGCCGAGGCGATGGTGCTGGCCGACGCGACGCGCTGCCCGGTGAACCTGCTCCACCTCTCGAGCGCCGAGGCCGTGGCGGCGGGGACGCAGGGCCGCCGAGAATACCCGCACCTCGACATCCGGCTCGAGACGACGGTGCACCATCTCGCCCTCACGCACGCGACGGCGCACGGGATCCTCGGCAAGGTGAACCCGCCGATCCGCACGGAGGCCGACCGCGAGGCGCTCTGGCGGGCGGTGCTCGACGGGCGGATCGACACGGTCGTGAGCGACCACGCGTGCTGCGCCGAGGAGGACAAGCAGCGCGACCTCTGGGCGGCGCTGCCCGGGTTCGGCGGCACGGCGCTGCTCTACCCGTACCTCGTCTCCGAGGGACTGAAGCGCGGTCTGTCGCTCGCGCGCATCGCCGAGCTCGCGAGCGCGAACCCGGCGCGCGCCTTCGGCCTCTACCCCAAGAAGGGCGCGCTCGCCGTCGGCGCCGACGCCGACCTCGTCGTGCTCGACCCTGAGCGCGAGCAGGTCGTGACTCCCGCGCTGCTCCAGTCGGCGCAGGACTTCACGCCGTTCGCCGGCCTGCGGGTGCGCGGCTGGCCCACCCACACGGTGCTCCACGGCGAGGTCGTGTTCGAGAACGGCAAGGTGCGGGGCCGGCCGGCGGGCCGATACCTCCCGCGGCCGGCCGGC
This window of the Candidatus Methylomirabilota bacterium genome carries:
- a CDS encoding ATP-binding cassette domain-containing protein, which codes for MTAPARLRTERLTRSFGSLLAVDAVDFEVPPGELRAIIGPNGAGKSTFFKLISDELAPTYMLYFFHTLFSHGNLFNVGAQRQSGYVREEGLGWLRPENRDDFLRALQGFRRVTMEDLKRNERLCWGAPADVRDALIGLADALGAGTLLLQFNQGAMPHEMFVNPIRRFAAEVLPAVRRHTVTKVAIG
- a CDS encoding GAF domain-containing protein; the encoded protein is LGAKIARVWVNDPAGQVLRAQATAGADPNVEHMVSQFSTIPYGHGVVWGVLNSRAPEYLRDIQQDSRLLNRPFIEDTGGHAFAGLPLLIGADVVGVLALLFGERRQFTREEKKLMRLLADQAAIAIHNARLFDETARGRRAAESLTDVGRLISQSLNVGEVAQLVADSVRALLSVQSSALYRLESESGDLVALASSGDVGPTFGRNLVFPSGTGVAGIAVRERQAIITPNLLSDPRVVLSPEVRARIEATSYRAVLAVPLIVRDRIIGALGIGDRAGRRFEQEEIRLAQVFADQAAIALENARLFEQVVRERQRLDSLYGVTRRLAAVHEPDQILNVIVLEAARLLGADAAALRLVEGDDIVLRAQTESAVPIQFRHRLRVGESLSGRAVATGQPVVVADLAEDTRYDPVHKRNALVLGFHGFLAVPLQTAETKIGALMVYTRTIRRFTPDDISLLTALADHASLAIDKDRLLSERARVNETLRQSEKLASLAHLLAGVAHELNNPLAVIVGYSQLLQRTVASPSTAQQLQRIVEATDRCVNIVRNFLALARQEPPARQWVDLTKIVREAADLFVYPFRTDGVKMTLDLDEDVPPIWADPHQLKQVLVNLLSNAHHAVAQTQGQRGVTVRSHVDRPRGRVCLAVSDTGPGIPPEIRSRVFDPFFTTKPVGQGTGLGLSLCHAIVDAHEGSIRVGETSGTGTTMLVEIPIGAAPGDRSEAAAVDPSSIPERKTILVVDDEPALVALLTDTLTRDGHRVETASNGALALERLSAAPYDVILCDVKMPVLDGQELHRRLQRSRPELVSRLVFITGDSLSPDTSAFLERTRLPVLMKPFHVDDVRRVVHRVGQAP
- a CDS encoding amidase, with protein sequence MTTAAATLAAVGLAGRLPAQVPAVQDPTDLTLRQASEALRRGRVSSVDLTRACLVRIDRYQGALNAFITVTPGPALAQARALDDELRNGKWRGVLHGIPIALKDNFDTAGVRTTAASALFADRVPSADAEVVRRLKAAGVVLLGKLNMDEFAAGGNSTITYFGPVHNPWALDRSAGGSSGGSGAAVAAGLCFGALGTDTTGSLRIPAAFCGVVGLKPTYGRVSAQGVIPLSWTLDHVGTIARTVEDTALLLQAIAGHDPSDLASANVPVPDYVTGSTMTTAGLRLGVPRAHFYDKLDAEVAEAVQRAIEVLRGLVASVRDVQLPPLMTAPQVVAEEMAAYHADWFAKASHLYQLPTRRSLEQWAKLPAVDYVLARREIDQLRQEASKIFTGVDLLVTPTVKIQPRTIEESIKRAESERPFPPEPGDTSAFNVLGLPAISVPCGFTKAGLPIGLQIVGARFDEARVLAMAHAYERATEWHKRRPRLPGDGGT
- a CDS encoding dihydroorotase family protein; the protein is MPRYDLAVLGGTVVVPYVGALRCDVGVRDGRVAALADAIAPAEAGAVVDARGKLVLPGAVDSHFHIGIYRDLAHDAESETRSALVGGVTTVLSYFRTGQHYLNKTGPYRTIFPEVVAATAGHAHADFGYHIGIMTSAQLDEVDWLVAEQGVGSFKYYMFYKGLNLTSDSTRGTDYTMSDVYDLGHLYRLMAEVAAASAKHGARGRVSLSLHCEQAELIRVFIEEVKRAGPGGLEGYHRSRPPLSERLSIAEAMVLADATRCPVNLLHLSSAEAVAAGTQGRREYPHLDIRLETTVHHLALTHATAHGILGKVNPPIRTEADREALWRAVLDGRIDTVVSDHACCAEEDKQRDLWAALPGFGGTALLYPYLVSEGLKRGLSLARIAELASANPARAFGLYPKKGALAVGADADLVVLDPEREQVVTPALLQSAQDFTPFAGLRVRGWPTHTVLHGEVVFENGKVRGRPAGRYLPRPAG